One stretch of Harmonia axyridis chromosome 1, icHarAxyr1.1, whole genome shotgun sequence DNA includes these proteins:
- the LOC123672088 gene encoding uncharacterized protein LOC123672088, with translation MSRKRESGCEYRKRAKERSEKNEELVKKIPKIDTFLQKGDKKQKVDSTELSEIQQEFDQPSTSGNNTSNKAESIMEIPEQVESCENPKKAFPEISGSSDNFSYDPALWDEITEELRQNFINRGIEQNIDLLDFEASRRNYNDRVRYCSKGLFKTRLKNAETHTRDFLIYSASTGRLYFLPCRLFNGKGPFASTGFNDWKNPITIEQHENSQNHKNCVLILLQRQKAAGQVDALHVKEYKREVQYWREVLKRVVAAIKALASRGLSFRGSTEVFGSLHNGNYMMLLEFLAEFDPFLADHIEKHGNQGRGNVSYLSSSICEEIIQIMATEVLKSIDQEVTEAKYYSISVDSTPDITHTDQLAFITRYNKEE, from the coding sequence ATGTCAAGAAAACGTGAAAGTGGTTGTGAATATAGAAAACGAGCAAAGGaaagatcagaaaaaaatgaggaactgGTGAAGAAGATTCCCAAGATTGACACCTTTTTACAAAAAggtgataaaaaacaaaaagtggACTCGACAGAGCTGAGtgaaattcaacaagaattcGATCAACCTTCAACAAGTGGTAACAACACATCAAACAAAGCTGAAAGCATTATGGAGATTCCGGAACAAGTGGAATCTTgtgaaaatccgaaaaaagcttttccaGAAATTAGCGGCAGTTCAGATAACTTCAGTTATGATCCAGCTCTGTGGGATGAAATAACAGAGGAGTTGAGGCAGAATTTTATCAATCGTGGAATTgaacaaaatattgatttattagattttgaaGCTTCAAGAAGGAATTACAATGATCGCGTTCGATATTGTTCGAAAGGATTGTTTAAAACCCGATTGAAAAATGCCGAGACTCACACTCGCGATTTCTTGATTTACTCTGCCAGCACAGGACGTCTCTACTTTCTGCCATGCCGTTTATTCAATGGAAAAGGTCCATTTGCATCTACCGGATTTAATGATTGGAAAAATCCTATTACTATTGAACAGCACGAGAATTCACAGAATCACAAAAATTGTGTCCTAATTTTACTCCAAAGGCAAAAAGCAGCTGGCCAGGTAGATGCACTTCATGTTAAAGAATACAAGCGGGAAGTACAGTACTGGAGAGAAGTTTTAAAGAGAGTTGTTGCAGCGATCAAGGCATTGGCATCAAGAGGACTTTCATTCAGGGGTTCGACGGAAGTATTTGGTAGTCTACATAATGGCAATTATATGATGCTATTAGAATTTCTAGCTGAATTTGACCCTTTTCTTGCTGATCACATTGAAAAGCACGGAAATCAAGGCAGAGGGAACGTCTCTTACTTGTCATCATCGATTTGtgaagaaattattcaaattatggCTACAGAAGTTCTAAAATCAATTGATCAGGAAGTTACAGAAGCCAAATACTATTCAATAAGCGTAGACTCCACACCAGATATAACGCATACCGATCAACTGGCTTTTATTACTCGCTATAATAAAGAAGAATGA
- the LOC123672097 gene encoding uncharacterized protein LOC123672097 has translation MKHLTGPSVKRLSTTRWSARYEACNSMNQNWKEVVAALSEIDERDRSKTGSEAKGLKIKLTSLETAIMFAVWSPILERFDKVSEAIQKVGIGIDEVVLYYESLVDYILGLRDQFDRFEERAKISSGFEKYRSEERRATTRTVPADETRVGHTALSGRENFRVGVYLVIIDYLIRKLNQRKNCYKGFAAKFSFLLKLQSISSEELGVAVTNLISSFPQDLDEKLHDECLHFKSYLAQLEQPPKTLHEMSTFIRSDKSLVQVFPYIDITIRMFLCTFATNCSAERSFSALKRILSYLRSSMSQERLNSLAVLCIEAELLKKLNFEAVLQQFAEKKARRKPLLV, from the coding sequence ATGAAACATCTGACTGGCCCTTCAGTGAAACGATTATCTACAACTCGCTGGTCGGCGAGATATGAAGCTTGCAACAGCATGAACCAAAATTGGAAAGAAGTTGTCGCAGCTTTGAGTGAAATTGATGAGCGGGACAGGTCTAAGACTGGGAGTGAAGCAAAAggattgaaaatcaagctaacATCTCTGGAAACCGCAATAATGTTCGCTGTATGGAGTCCAATTTTGGAAAGATTTGATAAAGTGAGCGAAGCAATACAGAAAGTTGGCATTGGTATAGATGAAGTAGTTTTGTATTATGAGTCATTGGTTGATTATATCTTAGGATTAAGAGATCAATTTGATCGATTTGAGGAGAGAGCGAAGATCAGTTCTGGATTTGAGAAATATCGGAGTGAAGAAAGAAGAGCCACAACAAGAACTGTTCCTGCTGATGAAACTCGAGTGGGACATACTGCTTTGAGTGGGAGGGAAAACTTCAGAGTAGGGGTTTATCTTGTTATAATTGACTATCtaataagaaaattgaatcaacGTAAAAATTGCTACAAGGGTTTTGCTGCGAAATTCTCCTTTTTATTAAAACTGCAATCGATTAGTTCTGAAGAATTAGGAGTAGCGGTTACTAATCTCATCTCTAGTTTTCCTCAGGATTTAGATGAAAAACTCCACGATGAATGTTTGCACTTCAAATCCTACTTAGCACAGTTAGAACAACCTCCAAAAACTCTACACGAGATGAGTACCTTCATTAGAAGTGATAAAAGCTTAGTGCAAGTGTTTCCCTACATCGATATTACAATTAGAATGTTTTTATGCACTTTTGCAACGAACTGTTCAGCAGAGAGGTCGTTTTCAGCATTGAAGCGAATTTTATCCTATTTGCGATCTAGCATGTCTCAAGAGCGTTTGAATTCTCTGGCCGTTTTGTGCATTGAagctgaattgttgaaaaaattaaacttcgAAGCTGTGTTGCAACAATTTGCGGAAAAGAAGGCAAGAAGAAAACCATTATTAGTTTGA